The Lycium barbarum isolate Lr01 chromosome 12, ASM1917538v2, whole genome shotgun sequence genome includes a region encoding these proteins:
- the LOC132624162 gene encoding uncharacterized protein LOC132624162: MRPLIYDSNFKIDEETTTAMSWISFANLLPTFFVNESLFSLASDVGKPLHLDLATVNKTRPNCVRVKVEVDLISDFPKFVMMEIEDEDTKQARNVKVKFHYDYLPKYCTECMLQGHVNKSVEFLAQKEPHKVQDKSNQDDGVINQNKYGVLGSIQEEEEIIQEEDMNTSEATQDANKADTNLTLEKNIQMEDQIINGDTTQATDNLSGSGNSVYQELVDNVIVIDNHIAVEQHEEETDEVGDSIEAEISK, from the exons ATGAGGCCTCTTATTTATGACTCAAACTTCAAGATTGATGAAGAAACTACTACTGCCATGTCGTGGATCTCGTTTGCAAATCTGTTGCCTACTTTCTTTGTCAATGAGTCTTTGTTCTCACTTGCTTCTGATGTGGGAAAACCTTTGCATCTTGACTTGGCTACTGTTAATAAGACAAGGCCAAATTGTGTGAGGGTGAAGGTCGAAGTGGATTTAATATCAGATTTCCCAAAGTTTGTTATGATGGAGATTGAGGATGAAGATACAAAACAAGCTAGGAATGTTAAGGTAAAGTTTCACTATGATTATCTTCCGAAGTATTGCACTGAGTGCATGCTTCAAGGACATGTAAATAAGAGTGTAGAGTTCT TGGCTCAGAAGGAGCCTCACAAGGTTCAGGATAAAAGTAATCAGGATGACGGTGTTATAAATCAGAACAAGTATGGAGTTTTAGGCAGTATTCAAGAAGAGGAGGAGATAATACAAGAAGAAGATATGAATACAAGTGAGGCAACTCAGGATGCTAATAAGGCAGACACTAATTTAACCCTTGAGAAAAACATTCAGATGGAGGATCAGATTATTAATGGAGATACCACTCAAGCAACTGACAATTTGAGCGGTTCAGGCAATAGTGTATATCAAGAACTTGTAGACAATGTGATAGTAATAGATAATCACATAGCTGTAGAACAACATGAAGAAGAAACTGATGAGGTGGGAGATTCTATAGAAGCAGAGATTTCAAAGTAA